One window of the Arthrobacter sp. D5-1 genome contains the following:
- a CDS encoding helix-turn-helix domain-containing protein yields the protein MDTKDLAGNVLDPNCPSRVVFQRIGDKWASLVIQVLGDGPVRFSELRKMVNVVTPKVLTQTLRALERDGLITRTVYAQVPPRVDYELTALGESLLPPLTMLRHWAETHVPTILEARDAYDDAQDEALLRSPN from the coding sequence ATGGATACTAAAGACCTGGCCGGCAATGTCCTGGATCCCAACTGTCCGTCGCGGGTGGTTTTCCAGCGCATCGGCGATAAGTGGGCCTCATTGGTGATTCAAGTGCTTGGCGACGGGCCGGTCCGTTTTTCGGAACTGCGCAAAATGGTGAACGTCGTGACTCCAAAGGTCTTGACGCAAACCCTGCGCGCCTTGGAGCGCGACGGCCTCATTACGCGGACCGTCTACGCGCAGGTACCGCCTCGGGTTGACTACGAACTGACGGCCTTGGGCGAGTCCCTGCTGCCCCCGCTGACGATGTTGCGCCATTGGGCCGAGACCCATGTGCCCACCATCCTCGAAGCCCGCGACGCCTATGACGACGCCCAGGACGAGGCCCTCCTCCGTTCACCCAACTGA
- a CDS encoding NAD(P)H-binding protein: MKIAVYGATGMVGSQIVNESITRGHEVTAISRKGAEVPGAAAQAADLADGQAFASIAKEHDVVVLATGPSRTGGDHGEWLDAMATAYSNAEGTRLMIVGGAGTLEIDGVRLLDSPDFPEAYKAEATTAAKALEAVKQTPESVDWTVLAPAPVIQPGERTGEYTVAKDSPAGNSISSQDYAVAMLDEIETPAHRRARFTAAN; encoded by the coding sequence ATGAAAATCGCAGTCTACGGCGCAACGGGCATGGTCGGCAGCCAGATTGTCAATGAGTCCATCACCCGCGGCCATGAGGTGACAGCCATATCCCGCAAGGGCGCAGAGGTTCCCGGCGCCGCCGCCCAGGCGGCGGATCTGGCTGACGGCCAGGCATTCGCCTCCATCGCAAAAGAGCACGACGTCGTCGTACTGGCTACGGGTCCCAGCCGCACCGGCGGCGACCATGGCGAATGGCTCGATGCCATGGCTACCGCCTACAGCAACGCCGAAGGAACGCGACTCATGATCGTCGGCGGTGCCGGCACCCTGGAAATCGATGGTGTCCGCCTGCTCGATTCCCCGGACTTCCCGGAGGCCTACAAAGCTGAGGCGACCACCGCAGCCAAGGCCCTCGAAGCCGTCAAGCAGACCCCGGAATCCGTTGACTGGACCGTCCTTGCCCCCGCTCCGGTCATTCAGCCGGGCGAACGCACCGGCGAGTACACCGTGGCCAAGGATTCCCCTGCCGGCAACAGCATCTCTTCACAGGACTACGCCGTAGCCATGCTGGACGAGATCGAAACCCCGGCCCACCGGCGCGCCCGTTTCACGGCCGCCAACTAA